The Burkholderia pyrrocinia genome includes a window with the following:
- a CDS encoding dipeptide ABC transporter ATP-binding protein, translating into MTAIAPTVASAVPLVSIEHLTIGFRGPRGTTAVVGPLDLAVHAGECVALVGESGSGKSVTARSLVGLNGPHAVIDAARFDIAGADARRHRERDWRAVRGRRIGYVLQDALVSLDPLWRVRDLVAEALHDTRRRDLHARSTDLLRSVGIDEPERRLPQYPHQLSGGLRQRVLIGTAIAGGASLLIADEPTTALDMTVQRQILSLLRARRDAGDALLLISHDLAVVAELADRVLVMRAGRVVEQGPARDVLTAPAHPYTRQLLAAIPTPASRGFRLAAEPRTDDPAPAVAAGRIPLPPKRIDARAQVLAVAAVTKRYGGGDAPAAVDGVTFALARGETLGIVGESGSGKSTVARIVLGLVEPDSGAVALDGAPWSGVPESARRARRARLQLIAQDPYSSFDPRYSVGQIIGESLDAVGIRGDARRRRVLHLLDEVRLGAGCIDRYPRELSGGQRQRVAIARAFAPNPALLVADEPVSALDVSIQAQVLDLLADLQAEHGTAMLFISHDLGVVHHVADRILVMRRGRVVESGAVDQVFGAPSHPYTASLLDALPTLPDAHAARVQVALA; encoded by the coding sequence ATGACCGCTATTGCACCCACTGTCGCATCCGCCGTGCCGCTGGTCAGCATCGAGCATCTGACGATCGGGTTCCGCGGCCCACGCGGCACGACGGCCGTCGTCGGACCGCTCGACCTCGCCGTGCATGCCGGCGAATGCGTCGCGCTGGTCGGCGAGTCGGGCTCCGGCAAGTCGGTCACCGCGCGCAGTCTCGTCGGGCTGAACGGCCCGCATGCCGTGATCGACGCCGCGCGGTTCGACATCGCCGGCGCCGACGCGCGCCGCCATCGCGAACGCGACTGGCGCGCCGTTCGCGGCCGCCGGATCGGCTACGTGCTGCAGGACGCGCTGGTGTCGCTCGACCCGCTGTGGCGCGTGCGCGACCTCGTCGCCGAGGCGCTGCACGACACCCGGCGGCGCGACCTTCATGCGCGCAGCACCGACCTGCTGCGCTCGGTCGGTATCGACGAACCCGAACGGCGGCTCCCGCAGTATCCGCACCAGTTGTCGGGCGGCTTGCGCCAGCGCGTGCTGATCGGTACCGCGATCGCCGGCGGCGCGTCGCTGCTGATCGCCGACGAGCCGACCACCGCGCTCGACATGACCGTGCAGCGGCAGATCCTGTCGCTGCTGCGCGCGCGCCGCGACGCCGGCGATGCGCTGCTGCTGATCAGCCACGACCTCGCGGTTGTCGCCGAACTGGCCGATCGCGTGCTCGTGATGCGCGCCGGCCGCGTCGTCGAGCAGGGGCCGGCGCGCGACGTGCTGACCGCGCCCGCGCATCCGTACACGCGTCAACTGCTCGCGGCGATTCCCACGCCCGCATCGCGCGGTTTCCGGCTCGCGGCCGAGCCGCGGACGGACGATCCAGCCCCGGCCGTTGCCGCCGGGCGAATCCCGCTGCCGCCCAAGCGGATCGACGCCCGCGCGCAGGTGCTGGCCGTCGCAGCGGTCACGAAGCGCTACGGCGGCGGCGACGCGCCGGCCGCGGTCGACGGCGTCACGTTCGCGTTGGCGCGCGGCGAAACGCTCGGCATCGTCGGCGAATCCGGTTCCGGAAAATCGACGGTCGCCCGGATCGTGCTGGGCCTCGTCGAGCCGGACAGCGGCGCCGTCGCGCTCGACGGAGCGCCGTGGAGCGGCGTGCCGGAGTCCGCGCGGCGTGCCCGTCGTGCACGGCTGCAACTGATCGCGCAGGATCCGTACAGCTCGTTCGACCCGCGCTATTCGGTCGGCCAGATCATCGGCGAAAGCCTCGACGCAGTCGGCATCCGCGGCGACGCGCGCCGCCGCCGCGTGCTGCATCTGCTCGACGAAGTGCGGCTCGGCGCCGGTTGCATCGACCGCTATCCGCGCGAGTTGTCCGGCGGCCAGCGGCAGCGCGTCGCGATTGCCCGCGCGTTCGCGCCGAATCCGGCGCTGCTCGTCGCGGACGAGCCCGTCAGCGCGCTCGACGTGTCGATCCAGGCGCAGGTGCTCGACCTGCTGGCCGACCTGCAGGCCGAGCACGGCACCGCGATGCTGTTCATTTCGCACGATCTCGGCGTCGTGCATCACGTCGCCGACCGGATTCTCGTGATGCGCCGCGGCCGCGTCGTCGAAAGCGGCGCGGTCGACCAGGTGTTCGGCGCGCCGTCGCACCCGTACACCGCATCGCTCCTCGACGCGCTGCCGACCTTGCCCGACGCACACGCGGCGCGGGTGCAAGTCGCGCTCGCATGA
- a CDS encoding DNA alkylation repair protein, whose amino-acid sequence MTTIQVPVPLKESLGERQFHMLADVLHSIAPAFDRAAFLATALDGLDGLTLMARVRRASAAIDTGARSLPGGYDAVLALLQEAAPRLGRGFVSLVAPDYVGQYGRHTFDRSMDALKYFTPFGTSEFAVREFLRLDRALALAVMETWTHDADDAVRRLASEGSRPRLPWSFRLREIEADPALAARILDNLRADSSAYVRRSVANHLNDVAKTHPAWVLDRAERWGGDNPHTRWIVRHALRTLVKQGDARALAILGADSAPRVAVGPFGVTPAQVVLGESIALACELHSTAKTAQRLVVDYRIGYVKQNGEASPKVFKLKVLTLEPGERITLRHSRSIRDFTTRRHHAGRHEVELIVNGRVVARSFFELAV is encoded by the coding sequence ATGACAACCATTCAAGTTCCCGTCCCGCTGAAGGAATCGCTGGGCGAGCGGCAGTTCCACATGCTGGCCGACGTGCTGCATTCGATCGCGCCTGCCTTCGACCGGGCGGCATTTCTTGCGACGGCGCTCGACGGCCTTGACGGCTTGACGCTGATGGCGCGCGTCAGGCGCGCCAGCGCGGCGATCGACACCGGTGCGCGGTCGCTACCCGGCGGATACGATGCCGTGCTGGCGTTGTTGCAGGAGGCCGCGCCTCGATTGGGCCGGGGTTTTGTCTCGCTCGTCGCGCCCGACTATGTCGGGCAGTACGGTCGGCACACCTTCGACCGTTCGATGGACGCGCTGAAATATTTCACGCCGTTCGGCACGTCGGAATTCGCGGTACGTGAATTCCTGCGCCTCGACCGGGCGCTCGCGCTCGCAGTGATGGAAACCTGGACGCACGATGCGGACGATGCAGTGCGCCGGCTGGCAAGCGAGGGAAGTCGCCCGCGCCTGCCGTGGTCGTTCCGGCTCCGCGAGATCGAGGCCGACCCGGCGCTGGCAGCGCGGATACTCGACAATCTTCGCGCGGACTCGAGCGCTTATGTACGCCGCTCGGTCGCGAATCACCTGAACGACGTGGCGAAGACGCATCCGGCATGGGTGCTCGATCGGGCCGAACGATGGGGCGGCGACAATCCGCATACGCGATGGATCGTCCGTCATGCGCTTCGTACGCTCGTGAAGCAGGGCGATGCGCGCGCGCTCGCGATACTCGGTGCCGACAGTGCGCCTCGCGTGGCAGTCGGCCCGTTTGGCGTGACGCCCGCGCAGGTGGTGCTCGGCGAATCGATCGCGCTCGCCTGCGAGTTGCATTCGACGGCCAAGACGGCACAGCGACTCGTCGTCGATTACCGTATAGGCTATGTAAAGCAAAATGGCGAGGCGTCGCCGAAGGTGTTCAAGCTGAAGGTACTGACGCTCGAACCCGGCGAGCGCATCACGCTCCGGCACAGTCGGTCGATCCGCGATTTCACTACGCGCCGACACCATGCGGGCCGGCATGAGGTCGAGTTGATCGTCAACGGCCGGGTCGTTGCGCGATCTTTCTTCGAGCTTGCCGTGTGA
- a CDS encoding ABC transporter permease: MSTPVDLALHPRTKFAEPGWLRRHPGLALAAAYLLLNAVAVIAPAWLAHYDPLAADPLAAQLGSSAEHWFGTDQLGRDIFSRVVYGARYSLSISVAAIGVATLFGTALGLFAGLARGWLDELITRFLDVVSAFPDLLLALMLISFTGPGAVNLVFALGVASVPRFARVVRAQTFVVAGSGYVEQARTLGLASAVLVWRHVLPHAIAQVPVLATIGLGTAIIGTSGLSFLGMGPQPPAAEWGLMLAEGRNYLYNAWWIAVWPGLAITAAVVAVNALGGYWQARFERREAA; encoded by the coding sequence ATGTCCACTCCCGTCGATCTCGCGTTGCACCCGCGCACGAAATTCGCCGAGCCCGGCTGGCTGCGCCGCCATCCGGGACTCGCGCTCGCCGCCGCCTATCTGCTGCTGAACGCAGTCGCCGTCATCGCGCCAGCGTGGCTCGCGCACTACGACCCGCTTGCCGCCGACCCGCTCGCCGCGCAGCTCGGCAGCAGCGCCGAGCACTGGTTCGGCACCGACCAGCTCGGCCGCGACATCTTCTCGCGCGTCGTCTACGGCGCACGCTACTCGCTGTCGATCAGCGTGGCCGCGATTGGCGTCGCGACGCTGTTCGGCACCGCGCTCGGCCTGTTCGCCGGCCTCGCGCGCGGCTGGCTCGACGAGCTGATCACGCGCTTTCTCGACGTCGTGTCCGCGTTCCCCGACCTGCTGCTCGCGCTGATGCTGATCTCGTTTACCGGCCCGGGCGCGGTGAACCTCGTCTTCGCGCTGGGCGTCGCGTCGGTGCCGCGTTTCGCGCGCGTGGTGCGCGCGCAGACCTTCGTCGTCGCCGGGTCCGGCTATGTCGAGCAGGCGCGCACGCTCGGCCTAGCGTCAGCCGTGCTGGTCTGGCGGCACGTGCTGCCGCACGCGATCGCGCAAGTGCCGGTGCTCGCGACCATCGGGCTCGGCACCGCGATCATCGGCACGTCGGGACTGAGCTTCCTCGGCATGGGGCCGCAGCCGCCCGCCGCCGAATGGGGGCTGATGCTCGCCGAAGGCCGCAACTACCTGTACAACGCGTGGTGGATCGCGGTCTGGCCCGGCCTCGCGATCACCGCAGCCGTCGTCGCCGTGAATGCGCTCGGCGGCTACTGGCAGGCGCGCTTCGAACGCCGGGAGGCGGCATGA
- a CDS encoding LLM class flavin-dependent oxidoreductase yields the protein MTQAAERVRITQISFLTPGNYAADDPLPGLEQTLDLFRIGEALGYDCAWVRQRHLERAVSSAATFLAAASQHTTRIGLGAAVIQMGYENPFRLAEDLATVDILSRGRLNVGLSAGVPPHGALLGDRLFDGAPEQIDFSHARVARLRANLTGDLLGDEQCFVESPAGRERPRVMPYAPGLTQRLWYGGGSLRSAEWAGRHGFNLLIGNLNVGEHTDDFFDTQRSHIDAFRSHWCGMHPPRIALGRVIVPTDSADHVSRRRYRAFAAQRVERTRGPQGPRRTLYAEDLVGSAAEIAEHLLADPIVRQVGELRLELPYDFAPDEYEQILTDFVLHVAPCLGGQTSRTAT from the coding sequence ATGACGCAGGCGGCCGAACGCGTGCGCATCACGCAGATCAGCTTTCTGACGCCGGGCAACTATGCCGCGGACGATCCGTTGCCGGGCCTCGAGCAGACGCTCGACCTGTTCCGGATCGGCGAGGCACTCGGCTACGACTGTGCATGGGTGCGTCAACGCCATCTCGAGCGGGCCGTGTCGTCGGCGGCCACGTTTCTCGCGGCGGCGAGCCAGCACACGACGCGGATCGGGCTCGGGGCGGCCGTGATCCAGATGGGTTACGAGAATCCGTTCCGCCTGGCCGAGGATCTGGCGACCGTCGACATCCTGTCGCGCGGCCGCCTGAACGTCGGGCTCAGCGCAGGCGTGCCGCCTCACGGCGCATTGCTCGGCGACAGGCTGTTCGATGGTGCACCGGAGCAAATCGACTTTTCGCACGCACGCGTCGCACGGTTGCGCGCGAACCTGACGGGCGATCTGCTCGGCGACGAACAGTGTTTCGTCGAATCGCCGGCCGGGCGCGAGCGGCCACGCGTGATGCCGTACGCGCCCGGACTGACGCAGCGGCTCTGGTATGGCGGCGGCTCGCTCCGCTCGGCCGAATGGGCCGGTCGCCACGGCTTCAACCTGCTGATCGGCAATCTGAACGTCGGCGAGCACACGGACGACTTCTTCGACACGCAGCGCAGCCACATCGACGCGTTTCGTTCGCACTGGTGCGGCATGCATCCGCCGCGCATCGCGCTCGGGCGCGTGATCGTGCCGACCGACAGTGCCGATCACGTCAGCCGCCGGCGCTATCGCGCGTTCGCCGCGCAACGCGTCGAGCGCACGCGCGGCCCGCAAGGCCCGCGTCGCACCCTCTATGCGGAAGACCTGGTCGGCAGTGCCGCGGAAATCGCCGAGCATCTGCTCGCGGATCCGATCGTGCGGCAGGTCGGCGAGTTACGCCTGGAATTGCCGTACGATTTCGCGCCCGACGAGTACGAACAGATCCTGACCGATTTCGTGCTGCATGTCGCGCCGTGTCTCGGCGGACAGACGAGCAGGACCGCGACGTAG